The genomic segment GTAGTTGTATGAATTTATAGAAAATCATCACCTGCAGCAGCCACAGTTGCTGCAGCTGCATTTTCAGTTTCCTGAACTTCAGCCTCAGTGTCAGCTGCAGCTCCTTCTGCTGCTGCGGCCTCAGTGGCAGCAGTGGCAGCGACAACGTtgtcaacagcagcagcagggactTCGGTTTCGTCTTGAAAAACCACTGGGGCCACAGACGCGGGTTCAGCTGCCTCGTTGGCTTCCTCCTGCACAGCAGCATCCACCACAGGTGCAACAGTGGGAGCTTCAGCAACCTCTGCAGCTTCTTCTCCTTCTGCGGCAGGGAcagctgaagcagcagcagcatcagtggcagcagcagcagcagcatcagcgGCGGGGACAGCCTCCACAGCTGCCTCAGTGCCAtcttctgcagcagcttccACCTCTACTGGTTCCTCAGCTGCAGGGGCAACAGTGGCCACCTCTCCAGCTGCAGCCTCCGTCTCCACTGCAGCAGCATCGCCTGTGTCGGCAGGATCCTGCTCTGCTGGAACAACAGCAGCATCTACTCCTGCTGGAGCCACGGAGGCAGCCTCCACAGCCACGGTGTCGGTATCAGCGGCTGGTTCTCCATCATCAGCGGTGTCGAGAGGAGTGGAGTCTGCTGCAGTAACATCCAAAGCTGTAGCATCCTCACCTTCGGCTGCAGCAGGAGGTGCAGGAGAGGAGGCCACAACGACTACAGCTGGACCAGCAGAGGCATCGATGGGAGCGGCTGGAAGGAAAAGTGCAAACCCAGTTATCTTTAAGAAAGATACACAAGTATGCTCACCCTTAAGAGGCAGcattatctttttttccagacacatagtgccatttaaaaacacaatcaagtaactatgttaccttcagttgttatagaaATGCTGCACatcaaacatgattttaaagaaatttgactttgcaagttatggtcttgaaattgggcctctgactctttaagaagctcctgctctttcagaCATTCCACCTTCAGCACAGCAACGCTTCTCATTATGCCGTTTACAACCATTCTGGGCTGAGTTCATCAGATGTTTGTTAATTGCTGCTgtcgctagtctggaggagcagaGTGGAGGAGTAGCGGGGGAGaggctctgtgaggcagaagctcggTTCGGAGACTGCAGCACCAAAGAGAAGCTGAGTGGGAGCAAGTGTTTTTTGAGAGCAAGTTTTCTGAATGGCTGCCACCagagattaaaagatttttccaaacatgcttgaagaaaatcaaagcaacactacataactttaaaacatgatataaagttttaaagttgattttacataatactggtGTGTTACAGAGTACATGATCAGAGTAAGGTCTCACCAGCTGTGGGGTTTCCACAGGGAATGCTGGCCATCAGAACCACCTGAGGTCTGAAGGCTCCTACTGAcaggtatgtgtgtgtgacggTGTGCTCTCTGGAGATGAGTGTCCCACTGTTGTCCCCAAAGTCCCAGCTGAACTTGATGTCGGCGCTGTTCAGGTACTGGCTGGGATCGTGGAGCGCTACAGTGAAGGCGATGGCTTGGTTCTGGATGAAGTTCTGGTCATTTTGATTGACATCATTGACTTGAGAAAGGGATAGACTGAATGGAACCTGATCTAATGACAAAGTAAAGCATTTAGACATTATGTTATATGACTGGTTGGtagtatttattatttctaagtATACAGTAGATTGCGGAAATTGTTCTGAAGGACACCTGTGATGGTGAAGACTGACGAGGCGTAGCCGAGGGGGATGAACCTGTCTCTCCCACGGCAGTGATAGATGACCAGCTCCATGTTGTAGGAACCCAGTGGGACGTCGTCCGTCCCAATGGTGAGCGAGGAGGACGGTCCATCTGCCACCTGCCAGTAACGCcctgaaatacaaaaataaaaatgaggacGATCCAAATCAACCCAGAAATCACTTTAAAAGTTTATGAGAAAGTTTGGCTccttagaaacaaaatattagaagagctgatttaaactttttcacagcactctGTATTAATGtcattaaattagattttaaataagagtgaaaaatctttttttgctcCATTAAAGCTGGTGCTGCACTGTCACTgaaagggataaaaaaaattgtgt from the Xiphophorus maculatus strain JP 163 A chromosome 20, X_maculatus-5.0-male, whole genome shotgun sequence genome contains:
- the LOC102223560 gene encoding melanocyte protein PMEL isoform X2; this translates as MKTLVLLLLAFTSAMAIRRKSQFIRDQSWNSQMYPVWKDGDARFRNCWSGGNVTFDLKNDAPTLTGAKATFTISLNFPPNQTVLPDGQVVWARNCTVNGREYQEGQAVYPDRGGEWTGVFPDGTPFNRSQNRKPRYVFVWKTFGRYWQVADGPSSSLTIGTDDVPLGSYNMELVIYHCRGRDRFIPLGYASSVFTITDQVPFSLSLSQVNDVNQNDQNFIQNQAIAFTVALHDPSQYLNSADIKFSWDFGDNSGTLISREHTVTHTYLSVGAFRPQVVLMASIPCGNPTAAAPIDASAGPAVVVVASSPAPPAAAEGEDATALDVTAADSTPLDTADDGEPAADTDTVAVEAASVAPAGVDAAVVPAEQDPADTGDAAAVETEAAAGEVATVAPAAEEPVEVEAAAEDGTEAAVEAVPAADAAAAAATDAAAASAVPAAEGEEAAEVAEAPTVAPVVDAAVQEEANEAAEPASVAPVVFQDETEVPAAAVDNVVAATAATEAAAAEGAAADTEAEVQETENAAAATVAAAAEAEAVPDEGEVQAEVEADPAQVVLVVAKRQAPAESCIIDRYGSLTTSVDVVQGIDSVEIVQMSNVVSMATELDQNAVDVTISCQGSLPSEVCTVISDADCITPVQTVCGAASPSPDCQMILRQFFNDTGVFCLNVSLTNDVSLAVASARVNVAVASGGSPAGTAATVLGVMVLACVVCCIGLMYRRFKQYQPLTEERGAGNGGSFVTSVPLLLWNLLSRQSPGESRPLLQGRIV
- the LOC102223560 gene encoding melanocyte protein PMEL isoform X1, with the translated sequence MKTLVLLLLAFTSAMAIRRKSQFIRDQSWNSQMYPVWKDGDARFRNCWSGGNVTFDLKNDAPTLTGAKATFTISLNFPPNQTVLPDGQVVWARNCTVNGREYQEGQAVYPDRGGEWTGVFPDGTPFNRSQNRKPRYVFVWKTFGRYWQVADGPSSSLTIGTDDVPLGSYNMELVIYHCRGRDRFIPLGYASSVFTITDQVPFSLSLSQVNDVNQNDQNFIQNQAIAFTVALHDPSQYLNSADIKFSWDFGDNSGTLISREHTVTHTYLSVGAFRPQVVLMASIPCGNPTAAAPIDASAGPAVVVVASSPAPPAAAEGEDATALDVTAADSTPLDTADDGEPAADTDTVAVEAASVAPAGVDAAVVPAEQDPADTGDAAAVETEAAAGEVATVAPAAEEPVEVEAAAEDGTEAAVEAVPAADAAAAAATDAAAASAVPAAEGEEAAEVAEAPTVAPVVDAAVQEEANEAAEPASVAPVVFQDETEVPAAAVDNVVAATAATEAAAAEGAAADTEAEVQETENAAAATVAAAGEQTAEAEAVPDEGEVQAEVEADPAQVVLVVAKRQAPAESCIIDRYGSLTTSVDVVQGIDSVEIVQMSNVVSMATELDQNAVDVTISCQGSLPSEVCTVISDADCITPVQTVCGAASPSPDCQMILRQFFNDTGVFCLNVSLTNDVSLAVASARVNVAVASGGSPAGTAATVLGVMVLACVVCCIGLMYRRFKQYQPLTEERGAGNGGSFVTSVPLLLWNLLSRQSPGESRPLLQGRIV